A window of Diabrotica virgifera virgifera chromosome 9, PGI_DIABVI_V3a contains these coding sequences:
- the LOC126890979 gene encoding zinc finger MYM-type protein 5-like, protein MSSYKHKSGALKRKLQKEKLEQSAKGRQDIKKFFKSNEKEELQEFQPDFNPEPTSASQTQPSSASIQNASTSTVCEGSNDECASADPNLSKDTVDDNKTFNFDDPNTWPAVMSDKIRQEIVLCYGGFQAFQARSKSFPADPSGKHFHETLLYMKTDNRTCKAIPREWLMWSETKNSIHCLPCSIFHSNQNKSKLAKEGFFPEKQQYKRLYRLFSMHERSSEHRKHYLEWKSLQISLKGHGVDSNLQQIINCEATRWKAILQRILDTTIFLSSRGLAFQGENTQIGDVHNGNFLGVLELIGKYDEVTREHLAKVKENQLNKKRTDDVYNSKRFGYPNFDF, encoded by the coding sequence ATGTCAAGCTATAAACATAAGTCTGGAGCTTTGAAAAGAAAGCTCCAGAAAGAAAAATTAGAACAATCTGCTAAAGGTCGCCAGGATATTAAGAAGTTTTTTAAGAGTAATGAAAAAGAAGAGTTGCAAGAATTTCAACCGGATTTCAATCCAGAACCTACATCAGCCTCACAGACCCAACCTTCTTCAGCTTCAATCCAAAATGCTTCTACGTCTACTGTATGTGAGGGAAGTAATGACGAATGTGCTAGTGCTGATCCAAATCTTAGTAAGGATACTGTCGATGacaataaaacttttaattttgacGATCCTAATACGTGGCCTGCGGTGATGAGTGATAAAATACGGCAGGAAATAGTATTGTGCTACGGTGGTTTTCAAGCTTTTCAGGCCAGATCAAAATCATTTCCAGCTGACCCCTCAGGAAAACATTTCCATGAAACATTGTTGTACATGAAAACAGACAACAGAACATGTAAAGCAATTCCACGTGAATGGTTAATGTGGAGTGAAACAAAAAACAGCATTCATTGTTTACCCTGTAGCATTTTCCATTCAAACCAAAACAAAAGTAAACTTGCAAAAGAAGGTTTTTTCCCTGAAAAACAACAATACAAACGATTATACAGGTTATTTTCGATGCATGAAAGAAGCTCTGAGCACAGAAAACACTACCTAGAATGGAAAAGTCTTCAGATATCATTGAAAGGACATGGTGTCGACAGCAATCTGCAACAGATTATTAACTGTGAAGCAACAAGATGGAAAGCTATTCTTCAACGAATTTTGGACACAACAATATTCTTGAGTAGTAGAGGTTTAGCTTTCCAAGGGGAAAATACCCAGATCGGTGATGTTCACAATGGAAACTTTTTAGGAGTATTGGAATTAATAGGAAAATATGACGAAGTAACTCGTGAACATTTAGCCAAAGTAAAAGAAAACCAGTTGAATAAAAAAA